The Deinococcus hopiensis KR-140 sequence CACCACCGAACGGACCCTGCAGGGCTTGCGGCCCGGTTCGGCGGTGGCAGCGGGCCGTGACGTGGCGGGCCGTGCAGTTCACGCTGCGTCTGCCGGTCCTGATCCCCCATCGCCGGAAGGACGGGGCACCTGAGGCGTGGAAGGCGCCCGTCCCTTCGTAACCCCACTCCCCACGCCTCCGGCCCGGACGTGACATCCTGCAGGGCGTGGTTGTCCTTCCTGTCCGTTTCGAACGCAGTCCCCGCCTGCACCCCATGCTGAGTGAGGTGGCGCATGCGGTGGACACGCGCGTCGTCGTGCAGGGCAAGCGTGGCCCCGAGGTGGCGACCGTGCGCGGCGAGGCCGCCGGGCCGGACCCGCAGGCCCGCTACGGCAGCGTGCTGCGCGCCGCGACCGCCGACGACCTGACCCACTGGGACGCACTGCACCGCCAGGGGGAAGACCTCAAGTGGCTGCTGCGTGCCCGTGCCCGCGAGCGTGGCCTGCCCGTCAAGATCGTGGCGGTGGAGTTCACCCTCGACGAGAGCCTCGTGACGGTGAGCTACAGCGCCGACGAGCGCATCGAGCTCGGCGGCCTGATCAGCGAGTTGCGCGCCCACACCCGCGCCCGGGTGAACTTTGCCGCCGTTGGCCCCCGAGAGCAGGCGCAGATGATTGGTACGCTGGGGGCCTGCGGACGCGAGAACTGCTCTTCGAACCACCTTCAGGAGTTCGCACCTGTCAGCATCCGTATGGCGCGCGATCAGCAACTCCCGCTCAACCCCGAAAAGCTAAGCGGGCCGTGCGGCCGCCTGCTGTGCTGCCTGCAGTACGAGCATACGCAGTACCTGGACCTGCTGGCCGATTTGCCACGCAAGAACGCCCGGGTGTGCCACACAGAAAGCGGCGCGTGCGGCAAGGTGGTCAAGCTCAATCCACTGGCCGGAACCGTGGACGTGCATACCGAGGGAGGCATGCTGACGGGCGTGCCTGCCGCCCAGTTGACCCGCGCGCCTGAGCAGGCGGGCGGCAAGAGCAAACGCGCCGAACCGTAGGCCAGCCTTCGGCCGCCGGCGACTTCCGGTGAGGTGCAGCGGCGAACACCAGGGGGAAGGGTCTACGCAGGCAGAGGCGCCCGCCTGCCGTCCACCACCGCCCCCAGGCACCGCTCCAGATCGGACCACGTGTGGGCAGCGCTCAGCGCAAAGCGGATGCGCGCCGTACCCGCCGGAACGCTGGGCGGGCGAATGGCGATGGCCCCGAACCCCTCGGCCTGAAGGGAGGCCGCGAGGTCCAGGGCAGCCCCATCCTCCCCCACCACGAGGGGCACCACCTGTGACTCGCTGCCCGCAAGGCCGTGACCGGCCGCCAGCAGGCGGGCGCGGAAGTTGGCGGCGTTCGCCTGTAATTCTCGCCGCGCAGCGTCCATGCCCTGTGCCGTCAGCACGTTGAGCAGGCTGACCGCCACGTTCGCGGGTGGCAGGCCAGTGGAAAAGATGAAGGGGCGGGCGGTATTCAGCAGGTAACGGATCAGCACTGTGTCCCCGGCGATATAGGCGCCGACGCTGCCATACGCCTTGCCCAGCGTGCCCATCAGCACGTCCACGTCGCCTGAAACGCCCTGGGCGTGGGCCAGCCCCGCGCCTCCCCCGCCGTATACGCCCCCTGTGTGCGCCTCATCGATCATCAGCCACGCTCCATACCGCCGTTTGAGGGCCACGAGTTCGGCCAGCGGTGCGAGGGTGCCGTCCATACTGAAGAGGGCGTCGGTGACGATCAGTTTGCGGGGCGCGGAGCAGGCCTGCAGCAGTTGGTCCAGATGCGTAAGATCCCGGTGGCGGTAAACGTGACGCTCGGCCCGGCTGAGGGTAATCCCGTCGATGATGGAGGCGTGGTTGAGCGCGTCGCTGAACACGGCGTCTCCCTTGCCCACCAGTGCCGGAATGACGCCCGTATTGGCGGCGTAGCCGCTGTTCAAGACCAGCGCCGCCTCCCGGCCCTTCAGCCCCGCGAGCTGGCGTTCCAGCACGCCGTAAATAGGATCGTTGCCCGTGACCAGCCGGGAAGCCCCCGCTCCAAAGCGCGTCAGGGCGGCGAGGACAACGTCTGCCTCCTGGGTTGGGAAGTTGCTCCGCAGCAGGTCCGCCGCCGTGTCCAGCGTCCATTCTTTGCGCCCCAGCCC is a genomic window containing:
- a CDS encoding PSP1 domain-containing protein translates to MLSEVAHAVDTRVVVQGKRGPEVATVRGEAAGPDPQARYGSVLRAATADDLTHWDALHRQGEDLKWLLRARARERGLPVKIVAVEFTLDESLVTVSYSADERIELGGLISELRAHTRARVNFAAVGPREQAQMIGTLGACGRENCSSNHLQEFAPVSIRMARDQQLPLNPEKLSGPCGRLLCCLQYEHTQYLDLLADLPRKNARVCHTESGACGKVVKLNPLAGTVDVHTEGGMLTGVPAAQLTRAPEQAGGKSKRAEP
- a CDS encoding aminotransferase class I/II-fold pyridoxal phosphate-dependent enzyme; this translates as MSGWAPLEAHLEGLRAQHRERRLRDWTPAPAPGHVEVEGRTLLDLASNDYLGLGRKEWTLDTAADLLRSNFPTQEADVVLAALTRFGAGASRLVTGNDPIYGVLERQLAGLKGREAALVLNSGYAANTGVIPALVGKGDAVFSDALNHASIIDGITLSRAERHVYRHRDLTHLDQLLQACSAPRKLIVTDALFSMDGTLAPLAELVALKRRYGAWLMIDEAHTGGVYGGGGAGLAHAQGVSGDVDVLMGTLGKAYGSVGAYIAGDTVLIRYLLNTARPFIFSTGLPPANVAVSLLNVLTAQGMDAARRELQANAANFRARLLAAGHGLAGSESQVVPLVVGEDGAALDLAASLQAEGFGAIAIRPPSVPAGTARIRFALSAAHTWSDLERCLGAVVDGRRAPLPA